Proteins from one Candidatus Hydrogenedentota bacterium genomic window:
- a CDS encoding metallophosphoesterase, which translates to MAEIMTPEDASGDRVVHATDPHFWRVTLNPARLAGKRALGMANLVLRRRRHLRTDLAEIFAREIAATGAGTVIISGDLTTTSLEAEFAAARAFLDRLASLGPRILVIPGNHDVYTFSSARRRLFERFLGDYLPAPELPARVLLPRGAPVVFYPGTGPNVITSRGRMDRAVIERTAALVADAPAGRPVLLVGHYPLLPQTEAYREAWSHRLPRARELRAALAATGRTLLCAAGHVHRFSLVRDPEHPVLFHLTTQPLFMRSAAHAGAFSVLRCSPAGFEVSRCTRRDDAWHESPLPAFP; encoded by the coding sequence ATGGCTGAGATAATGACCCCGGAGGACGCGTCCGGCGACCGGGTGGTCCACGCCACGGATCCGCATTTCTGGCGCGTGACCCTGAACCCCGCCCGGCTCGCGGGGAAGCGCGCCCTGGGCATGGCCAATCTGGTCCTGCGGCGGCGCCGGCACCTCCGGACGGACCTGGCGGAGATCTTCGCGCGGGAGATCGCGGCAACGGGCGCCGGGACGGTCATCATCAGCGGTGACCTCACAACGACCTCGCTGGAGGCGGAGTTCGCCGCGGCGCGGGCGTTTCTGGACAGGCTGGCCTCCCTGGGACCGCGAATCCTCGTCATTCCCGGAAACCATGACGTGTACACCTTCTCCTCGGCCCGACGCCGCCTCTTTGAGCGTTTCCTGGGAGACTACCTGCCCGCACCGGAGCTGCCCGCGCGGGTCCTCCTGCCCCGGGGAGCGCCGGTGGTCTTCTATCCGGGAACAGGGCCCAACGTCATCACGTCGCGCGGCCGCATGGACCGTGCGGTCATCGAGCGGACGGCGGCGCTGGTCGCGGACGCGCCCGCCGGCCGCCCCGTGCTGCTGGTGGGGCACTATCCCCTGCTCCCGCAGACGGAGGCCTACCGGGAGGCATGGTCCCACCGGCTGCCCCGCGCCCGGGAACTCCGGGCGGCCCTGGCCGCCACGGGACGGACCCTCCTGTGCGCCGCGGGACATGTGCACCGGTTCTCGCTGGTCAGGGATCCGGAGCACCCCGTCCTCTTCCATCTCACGACGCAACCGCTTTTCATGCGCAGCGCGGCGCACGCGGGCGCGTTCTCTGTCCTCCGCTGCTCCCCTGCCGGGTTCGAGGTGAGCCGCTGCACCCGCCGGGACGATGCCTGGCACGAGTCCCCCCTCCCCGCCTTCCCCTGA
- a CDS encoding exodeoxyribonuclease VII large subunit produces MAPRDDKPLSVTELTRRIKLLLEREVGAVWVAGEISNWRVAASGHAYFTLKDAQAQIDAVMWKGTLSRARFEPENGLEVLAQGQVTVYERQGRHQLVVSDMQPRGLGALQLQFERLKARLQAEGIFDPALKKPLPLLPRTIGIVTSPTGAAIRDMLNVIGRRFASVRIVLAPARVQGDGAAAEIAEGIRRLDAFGVDVMIVGRGGGSLEDLWPFNEEAVVRAVHGARTPVISAVGHETDFTLCDFAADLRAPTPSAAAELVVREQAALLERVTGARQRALRAVRRGADGARMRLDRAARHYLLQRPDELLRQARQEADSLRERLEGAMAGRVALLAQRRERAAHGLALQSPAQRLARMRERGTAAAALLFRRGEALTAAPRRDLGAAAGRLNALSPLGILERGYALAWRLPERELVREAAALSVSDRLELRFGTGTAEVSVEEVRPAPKGTEHSGPSGPGQD; encoded by the coding sequence ATGGCCCCCCGTGACGACAAACCGCTTTCCGTGACCGAACTGACCCGCAGGATCAAGCTGCTCCTGGAGCGGGAGGTCGGGGCGGTGTGGGTGGCGGGGGAAATCTCCAACTGGCGGGTGGCCGCGTCGGGCCACGCCTATTTCACCCTCAAGGACGCGCAGGCGCAGATAGACGCCGTGATGTGGAAGGGGACGCTGTCGCGGGCGCGGTTCGAGCCGGAGAACGGGCTGGAAGTGCTGGCGCAGGGCCAGGTCACGGTGTACGAGCGGCAGGGCCGCCACCAGCTGGTGGTGTCCGACATGCAGCCGCGGGGACTGGGGGCGCTCCAGCTCCAGTTTGAGCGCCTGAAAGCGAGACTGCAGGCCGAGGGCATTTTCGACCCCGCCCTCAAGAAGCCCCTGCCCCTCCTGCCGCGCACCATCGGCATTGTGACATCGCCCACGGGCGCGGCGATCCGCGACATGCTCAACGTGATCGGGCGCCGTTTCGCCAGCGTGCGCATCGTGCTGGCCCCCGCGCGGGTGCAGGGGGACGGCGCGGCGGCGGAGATCGCCGAGGGCATCCGGCGGCTGGACGCCTTCGGCGTGGACGTGATGATCGTGGGCCGCGGCGGCGGCTCGCTGGAGGATCTGTGGCCGTTCAACGAGGAGGCGGTGGTGCGGGCGGTGCACGGGGCGCGCACGCCGGTCATCTCCGCCGTGGGCCATGAGACGGATTTCACCCTGTGCGACTTCGCGGCGGACCTGCGCGCGCCGACGCCCTCCGCGGCGGCCGAGCTGGTGGTGCGGGAGCAGGCGGCGCTGCTGGAGCGGGTGACCGGGGCGCGCCAGCGCGCCCTGCGCGCCGTCCGGCGGGGGGCGGACGGGGCACGGATGCGGCTGGACCGCGCGGCGCGCCATTATCTTCTCCAGCGGCCCGATGAGCTGCTGCGCCAGGCGCGGCAGGAGGCCGACAGCCTCCGGGAACGGCTCGAGGGGGCAATGGCGGGGCGGGTGGCGCTGCTCGCGCAGCGCCGCGAACGGGCGGCCCACGGCCTCGCGCTGCAGTCGCCGGCGCAGCGGCTGGCCCGGATGCGGGAACGCGGAACGGCCGCGGCGGCCCTGCTTTTCCGAAGAGGCGAGGCGCTGACAGCCGCGCCCCGCCGGGATCTGGGCGCGGCGGCGGGCCGCCTGAACGCGCTGAGCCCGCTGGGCATTCTGGAGCGGGGCTACGCCCTCGCCTGGCGGCTGCCGGAACGCGAACTCGTGCGCGAGGCCGCGGCGCTTTCCGTTTCGGACCGTTTGGAGCTGCGTTTTGGAACGGGCACCGCGGAGGTGTCGGTGGAAGAAGTCCGCCCCGCCCCGAAAGGAACGGAACACTCCGGGCCCTCCGGCCCGGGGCAAGACTAA
- a CDS encoding exodeoxyribonuclease VII small subunit, translating into MAKGKRAEDSFEKDLERLESIVAALEEGGVPLEESLRQFEEGVRLARKCDEVLKSAEKRIELLLKNREGELETVPFAGDDAPPPADTASGEDDAPWDEEGGDGDDEEKELLF; encoded by the coding sequence ATGGCGAAGGGAAAGCGTGCGGAAGACTCGTTTGAAAAGGACCTGGAGCGGCTTGAGTCCATCGTGGCCGCGCTGGAGGAGGGGGGTGTGCCCCTGGAGGAGTCGCTCCGGCAGTTCGAGGAGGGGGTCCGGCTCGCGCGGAAGTGCGATGAGGTGCTGAAGTCCGCCGAAAAACGGATTGAACTCCTCCTTAAGAACCGCGAGGGGGAACTGGAGACCGTCCCCTTCGCCGGGGACGACGCGCCCCCGCCCGCGGACACCGCGTCCGGGGAGGATGACGCCCCCTGGGATGAAGAAGGGGGGGACGGCGACGACGAGGAGAAGGAGCTCCTGTTTTGA
- a CDS encoding polyprenyl synthetase family protein codes for MSAAEDFLRAKSLRTDEALRGVVAGWRGAPPRLVEAVSHSLFAGGKRLRPALALGACELVCGADVPALPAACALEMIHTYSLIHDDLPAMDDDDLRRGRPTCHKVYGEATAILAGDALLTMAFDTASETESVEVVRELARAAGICGMAGGQQLDMDAEGEALTLDELRRVHALKTGALIRAAARCGALCGGADAAGTAALAEYGARLGLAFQITDDILDVTGDAAALGKRTGADAAHTKATYPALAGLEASRRLAEEAVAGAVAALDGFGPGAAALRELALFVLGRDR; via the coding sequence TTGAGTGCGGCGGAGGATTTTCTGCGGGCGAAGTCGCTGCGGACCGATGAGGCGCTGCGGGGGGTGGTCGCCGGATGGCGGGGCGCGCCGCCGCGCCTGGTGGAGGCCGTGAGCCACAGTCTCTTCGCCGGCGGGAAACGACTGCGCCCGGCGCTGGCCCTGGGCGCGTGCGAGCTGGTGTGCGGCGCGGACGTCCCCGCCCTGCCCGCCGCGTGCGCCCTGGAGATGATCCACACCTACAGCCTGATCCACGACGACCTGCCCGCCATGGACGACGACGACCTGCGGCGCGGGCGGCCCACCTGCCACAAGGTGTACGGGGAGGCCACGGCCATCCTCGCGGGGGACGCCCTGCTGACCATGGCCTTTGACACGGCCTCGGAAACGGAAAGCGTGGAGGTGGTCCGGGAACTGGCCCGGGCCGCCGGCATCTGCGGCATGGCGGGGGGCCAGCAGCTGGACATGGACGCCGAGGGGGAGGCCCTGACGCTGGACGAGCTGCGCCGGGTCCACGCGCTGAAAACGGGCGCGCTGATCCGGGCCGCCGCGCGCTGCGGGGCGCTCTGCGGGGGGGCGGACGCGGCGGGGACGGCGGCGCTGGCGGAGTATGGGGCGCGGCTGGGGCTCGCGTTTCAGATCACGGACGACATCCTGGACGTGACGGGGGACGCGGCGGCGCTGGGGAAGCGCACCGGGGCGGACGCGGCGCACACGAAGGCCACCTACCCGGCGCTGGCGGGACTGGAGGCCTCACGGCGTCTGGCGGAGGAGGCCGTGGCGGGGGCCGTGGCGGCGCTGGACGGGTTCGGGCCGGGGGCCGCCGCCCTGCGGGAGCTCGCCCTGTTCGTGCTGGGGCGCGACCGCTGA